The genomic segment ATAAGGGGAGAGTTTAGTTGCTTGAAGATTCGAACCTGTTAGGTTTGCTAACTTATGAGCGGCAAGCATCCCGAGAAACACTGCCTCGCCATGGCTGATGGTATCGAAATCACATGCTTTTTCCAGGGCATGTGCAAACGTGTGTCCATAATTTAAAAAAGCCCTGATTCCACCTTCAAACTCATCCTCCTCAACTACGTCTGCTTTTATCTGAATACATTTAGCAATAAGGTTCACCAGTTTGGTTTGATCGATGGAATGAAGGTCTGGTTCCAGGAAAATTTGTGCTTCCGAAAAGATCTTTTCATCCCGGATCGCTGCATATTTTAAAATTTCACTGAGTCCGTTCACCCATTCATTTTTTGGCAGAGATTCCAGGTACCGGGTGTCAGCAATCACTTTATCCGGTTGATAGAATGACCCGATCAGATTTTTTCCTGTTGTGTGATTTACACCGGTTTTGCCGCCGATGGAGCTGTCTACCATCGCCAGGATAGTGGTTGGGATGTGAACGAGTGGAATTCCGCGCAGAGCCGTTGCAGCGGTAAACCCACCGAGATCTCCGGTTACGCCGCCGCCAATCACAATTAGCGGTATATTTCTGCGCACTCCCTCATTCAAAAGAAAATCGAGAGTTTTACTCCAAAAACGAAGCGATTTACTGCTTTCACCCTCAGGCACTTCCAGGAAATGAACATGGTTTACGAGGTCAGATAAACTCGCCTGAATTGTTTTCCAGTGATACCTGAATACATTTTCATCTATCAGGACAAAGAGCTTATCTGTATGTCTGTCTTTTAGATAATCAGCAAGTTCTTCTTTAAAAATGTTTTTGCCAACGGCAGCTTTATAACTGCCTGATGAAGCGTTAATGGTAATTTCGGCCTTCATAGATCGTCAGTTTTTTCACAATTTCGGTTGTAGTCTCTTCAATAGATTTGTTCTCGGTTTGAACGGAAAAGTGTGCCTGCTCATAATACTGCATTCGTTCATCAAACAGGGAATCGATCCGCTTGGCCAGCTCATTTGAACTCTCCAGCATGGGTCTTCCCGACGGATCGCTCAGTCGATTGAGAATCTCATCCATGGATGTATCAATAAATATAAGCCAACCATAGATCTTCAGATGGTCAACAATCTGTTGATTTTGAAGCGAGCCGCCGCCGAGAGCCAATACACCCTCCATACCTCCGGCCAACTGAATGAGCTGCTTTCGTTCGATTTCCCGAAAACCGGATTCGCCCTTCTGCTCAAAAATTTCGGGGATGGTCATACCTTCAGATTCTTCAATTACAGTATCTAAATCCGTAAATGGCAGATCGAGTTTGCCGGCCAGTTTTTTTCCGATCGTGGATTTTCCCGAGCCCATCATGCCACACAAAAAAACCGGATGCGAGGTAACTGGTTGATTCATGCTGGTATTTTTTGAGGTTTTACCATTTCAACTTCTTCCTGGTTAACACGGACAGTACCTGCAGGAGCGCCTTTCGGTTTAACGACATATTTACGCTTGGTGATGATGACCGGTGCCAGGCCTGAACCCCTTGCTTTTGAATTCCAGGCGGCAACTGCGGCCGCTTTTAAAAGTGTTTTTTTGGGCGGCATCTCCTTGT from the Balneolaceae bacterium genome contains:
- the aroB gene encoding 3-dehydroquinate synthase; the protein is MKAEITINASSGSYKAAVGKNIFKEELADYLKDRHTDKLFVLIDENVFRYHWKTIQASLSDLVNHVHFLEVPEGESSKSLRFWSKTLDFLLNEGVRRNIPLIVIGGGVTGDLGGFTAATALRGIPLVHIPTTILAMVDSSIGGKTGVNHTTGKNLIGSFYQPDKVIADTRYLESLPKNEWVNGLSEILKYAAIRDEKIFSEAQIFLEPDLHSIDQTKLVNLIAKCIQIKADVVEEDEFEGGIRAFLNYGHTFAHALEKACDFDTISHGEAVFLGMLAAHKLANLTGSNLQATKLSPYRSLYNFKISKEDLSSDRLNEYMKSDKKRTDEHIKFVLLNDWQKPEVKTVKEKELINQAWDAAFNEL
- a CDS encoding shikimate kinase, whose product is MNQPVTSHPVFLCGMMGSGKSTIGKKLAGKLDLPFTDLDTVIEESEGMTIPEIFEQKGESGFREIERKQLIQLAGGMEGVLALGGGSLQNQQIVDHLKIYGWLIFIDTSMDEILNRLSDPSGRPMLESSNELAKRIDSLFDERMQYYEQAHFSVQTENKSIEETTTEIVKKLTIYEGRNYH